The Triticum aestivum cultivar Chinese Spring chromosome 7B, IWGSC CS RefSeq v2.1, whole genome shotgun sequence genome window below encodes:
- the LOC123161291 gene encoding 3-ketoacyl-CoA synthase 6, with product MSSSSPQLRRLKPAYQYVVNNFLAVLAVPLAVAGVVSAARVGPEELLARMHALRPVHVFLAAFLPAAAGILYLMMRPRSVYLVDYACFRTKPSHRVPFGTFLEHAKLVTFIEGASIDERSVRFMTRLLERSGLGEETCLPPAHHFIPPYRNLEASREEVELVIFSAVDDLLAKTGISPDAIDFLVVNCSLFAPIPSFTDMIIRKYKMRSDIRNVHLSGMGCSAGLVSVGLARNFLQVAPRGSHALVVSTETITPNYYVGKERAMLLPNCLFRMGGAAALLSTSRAKARFRLSRVVRTLTGAQDNAYRCVYQEEDDEGHRGINLNKDLMTIAGDALKANITAIGPLVLPASEQLLFALSFIARRVFNNKSIKPYLPDFRMAFEHFCIHAGGRAVIDELQNSLGLSDEHVEASRMALHRFGNTSSSSLWYELAYIEAKGRMRKGDRVWMIGFGSGFKCNSAAWECIEPARDAQGPWANCVSRYPVHIPEVLKH from the coding sequence ATGAGCTCCTCGTCACCCCAGCTCAGGCGCCTCAAGCCGGCGTACCAGTACGTGGTGAACAACTTCCTCGCCGTGCTCGCTGTGCCGCTGGCCGTCGCGGGCGTCGTCAGCGCGGCGCGGGTCGGGCCGGAGGAGCTTCTCGCGAGGATGCACGCGCTCCGGCCCGTGCACGTCTTCCTGGCCGCGTTCCTCCCGGCCGCCGCGGGCATTCTGTACCTCATGATGCGGCCGCGCTCCGTGTACCTCGTCGACTACGCCTGCTTCCGCACCAAGCCCAGCCACCGCGTCCCCTTCGGCACGTTCCTCGAGCACGCCAAGCTGGTGACATTCATCGAGGGGGCCTCCATTGACGAGCGCAGCGTCCGGTTCATGACGCGGCTGCTGGAGCGGTCCGGGCTCGGGGAGGAGACGTGCCTGCCCCCCGCGCACCACTTCATCCCGCCGTACCGGAACCTGGAGGCCTCGCGCGAGGAGGTGGAGCTCGTCATCTTCTCCGCCGTCGACGACCTGCTCGCCAAGACGGGCATCAGCCCCGATGCCATTGACTTCCTTGTCGTCAACTGCAGCCTCTTCGCGCCCATCCCGTCCTTCACCGACATGATCATCCGCAAGTACAAGATGCGCAGCGACATCCGCAACGTGCACCTCTCCGGGATGGGGTGCAGCGCCGGGCTCGTCTCCGTGGGGCTCGCGCGCAACTTCCTGCAGGTCGCTCCGCGGGGCTCGCACGCGCTGGTGGTGTCCACGGAGACCATCACGCCCAACTACTACGTCGGCAAAGAGCGCGCCATGCTCCTGCCCAACTGCCTCTTCCGCATGGGCGGCGCAGCGGCGCTGCTGTCCACGTCCCGCGCCAAGGCCCGCTTTAGGCTCTCCCGCGTGGTGCGCACGCTCACCGGCGCGCAAGACAACGCGTACCGGTGCGTGTaccaggaggaggacgacgaggggcACCGTGGCATCAACCTGAACAAGGACCTCATGACCATCGCCGGCGACGCGCTCAAGGCGAACATCACGGCGATCGGGCCCCTGGTGCTCCCGGCGTCGGAGCAGCTCCTGTTCGCGCTGTCATTCATCGCGCGGCGGGTGTTCAACAACAAGAGCATCAAGCCGTACCTCCCCGACTTCCGCATGGCGTTCGAGCACTTCTGCATCCACGCGGGCGGGCGGGCGGTGATCGACGAGCTGCAGAACAGCCTGGGGCTGTCGGACGAGCACGTGGAGGCATCGCGCATGGCGCTGCACCGGTTCGGCAACACGTCCAGCAGCTCGCTGTGGTACGAGCTGGCCTACATCGAGGCCAAGGGGCGCATGCGGAAGGGGGACCGCGTGTGGATGATCGGCTTCGGCTCCGGGTTCAAGTGCAACAGCGCGGCATGGGAGTGCATCGAGCCCGCGCGCGACGCCCAGGGCCCGTGGGCCAACTGCGTCAGCCGCTACCCGGTCCACATCCCGGAGGTGCTCAAGCATTAA